In Sporosarcina psychrophila, a genomic segment contains:
- a CDS encoding AI-2E family transporter: MPENRNKQQAFQSIFMKWLPAFLAGIILFTVPPAAIAIIIAYFTAPILSSVRSMTKLPLTIATLFVMTLMLFLISAFTFIAIHGLIDTVPTVERHIAPFTQNTDIPSKLFTFLEDKVVEYGHALLEYTLTIISTVFQQLFSLFIFLVAYFFALRESGKNRYWFLVYFPSTIRLPAKGMFTKSGKLIGTFVSVEARLFFLTFCIISIGFLLLRFESPIGNAFLISLADSLPFLGIGLFLLPMAAFFLYTNNFYIGISLILLYLFTMITRQMAESYMWASTFHLKPIHAFFITASSFYLFGLPGILLTPFLLFTALKVRQHPLFTG, translated from the coding sequence ATGCCAGAAAACCGGAACAAGCAACAAGCATTTCAATCAATTTTCATGAAATGGTTGCCTGCTTTTTTGGCGGGTATTATCCTGTTCACTGTCCCCCCGGCGGCAATCGCTATCATTATCGCCTACTTCACTGCCCCTATCTTATCATCCGTCCGCTCAATGACCAAGCTTCCGCTTACAATTGCAACATTATTCGTTATGACACTTATGCTTTTTTTAATTAGCGCGTTCACTTTCATCGCAATCCATGGGCTTATTGACACCGTTCCAACTGTCGAACGCCATATAGCCCCATTCACACAAAATACCGACATCCCTAGCAAGCTATTCACTTTCCTCGAGGATAAAGTTGTAGAATATGGCCATGCGCTTTTAGAATACACCCTAACAATCATCAGTACCGTTTTTCAACAGTTATTCAGTTTGTTCATTTTCCTCGTTGCTTATTTTTTTGCCTTACGGGAATCCGGAAAAAACCGCTACTGGTTTCTAGTCTATTTCCCTAGCACCATACGCCTGCCAGCAAAAGGTATGTTTACGAAATCCGGTAAACTTATCGGCACTTTCGTATCAGTAGAAGCCCGCTTATTCTTCCTGACATTCTGTATTATCTCAATAGGGTTCTTGCTTTTACGGTTCGAGTCACCCATTGGCAACGCTTTTCTTATCTCGCTGGCAGATAGTCTGCCATTCCTCGGTATCGGCCTGTTCCTACTGCCCATGGCCGCTTTCTTCCTATACACAAACAATTTTTATATAGGTATCTCACTTATTTTACTCTATCTATTCACCATGATAACTAGACAAATGGCCGAATCATACATGTGGGCATCCACTTTCCACCTAAAGCCAATTCATGCTTTTTTCATAACGGCTTCTTCCTTCTATTTATTCGGATTACCCGGTATTCTACTGACACCATTCTTACTTTTTACCGCACTGAAAGTCAGACAGCATCCTTTATTTACCGGATAA
- the citZ gene encoding citrate synthase produces MTSTKGLEGVVATQSAISSIIDDTLTYVGYDIDDLADNASFEEVIYLLWHQRLPKEDELAELKKQLAENMSVPQEVLNHFKTYPIGEVHPMAALRTAVSLLGLYDEKAEDMSDEANYEKAIKLQAKIATLVTSFSRIRKGLEPVAPKAELGYAENFLYMLSGKQPEAIAIEAFDKALVLHADHELNASTFTARVCVATLSDMYSGVTAAIGALKGPLHGGANEQVMKMLMEIGSEDKVEAYIRAKLDNKEKIMGFGHRVYRKGDPRAKHLREMSKRLTELRGEEKWYNMSNKIEEIVTGEKNLPPNVDFYSASVYHSLDIDHDLFTPIFAVSRISGWIAHIREQYANNRLIRPRADYTGPGMQKYVPIKER; encoded by the coding sequence ATGACGTCAACCAAAGGGTTGGAAGGAGTCGTAGCGACACAGTCAGCAATCAGTTCTATTATTGATGACACACTTACATATGTCGGCTATGATATTGATGATCTTGCAGATAACGCCAGCTTTGAAGAAGTTATTTATCTTCTTTGGCACCAGCGTCTGCCAAAAGAGGACGAGCTTGCAGAGCTGAAAAAACAGCTTGCAGAGAATATGTCTGTTCCTCAAGAAGTACTTAATCATTTCAAAACGTATCCTATTGGGGAAGTACACCCAATGGCTGCACTGCGTACTGCAGTATCTCTACTTGGACTATACGATGAAAAAGCAGAAGATATGTCTGATGAAGCAAATTACGAAAAAGCGATTAAGCTTCAAGCGAAAATCGCTACACTCGTTACTTCATTCTCACGTATCCGTAAAGGCCTTGAGCCGGTTGCTCCAAAAGCTGAACTTGGCTATGCTGAAAACTTCCTATACATGCTTTCAGGAAAACAGCCTGAAGCAATTGCAATTGAAGCATTCGACAAAGCACTTGTCCTACATGCAGACCATGAGCTAAATGCATCTACATTCACAGCACGTGTTTGTGTAGCTACGCTTTCTGATATGTATTCAGGTGTGACAGCAGCGATTGGTGCACTTAAAGGACCACTTCACGGTGGCGCAAACGAACAAGTAATGAAAATGCTGATGGAAATCGGTTCAGAAGACAAAGTAGAAGCATATATCCGTGCAAAATTGGATAACAAAGAAAAAATCATGGGCTTCGGCCACCGTGTCTACCGTAAAGGTGATCCACGTGCGAAACATCTTCGTGAGATGTCTAAGCGTTTGACTGAACTTCGCGGCGAAGAGAAATGGTACAATATGTCCAATAAAATCGAAGAAATTGTTACCGGCGAAAAGAATTTGCCGCCGAACGTCGATTTCTATTCGGCTTCTGTCTATCATTCACTCGACATCGATCATGATTTATTCACGCCAATTTTCGCAGTATCTCGTATTTCGGGATGGATTGCACATATCCGTGAGCAATATGCGAACAATAGATTGATCCGTCCTCGTGCAGATTATACGGGACCGGGCATGCAAAAATACGTTCCAATTAAAGAACGATAA
- a CDS encoding FxsA family protein has product MKWIVLTFIAVPAVELALLIYSGKTLGLLPTIAIIFITGIGGAYLAKRQGMKAWTELKMRMTAMETPGDALIDSVCILFGGLLLIMPGFITDLVGLLLLFKGPRNSIRPFIQNWIYNKMKKGQIVIR; this is encoded by the coding sequence ATGAAATGGATAGTACTCACATTTATTGCTGTTCCGGCAGTTGAGCTTGCTTTACTAATTTATTCAGGGAAGACGCTAGGTCTATTGCCCACGATAGCTATTATCTTTATCACGGGGATAGGAGGGGCATATCTCGCCAAACGCCAAGGTATGAAGGCTTGGACTGAATTGAAAATGCGTATGACAGCTATGGAGACACCTGGAGATGCACTTATTGATAGTGTTTGTATCCTATTTGGGGGGCTTCTGCTAATCATGCCTGGTTTCATTACCGACTTAGTCGGCTTATTACTCCTTTTCAAAGGACCAAGAAATAGTATCAGACCATTTATTCAGAATTGGATTTATAATAAAATGAAAAAAGGACAAATTGTTATCCGGTAA